In Chaetodon trifascialis isolate fChaTrf1 chromosome 6, fChaTrf1.hap1, whole genome shotgun sequence, one DNA window encodes the following:
- the smyd1b gene encoding histone-lysine N-methyltransferase SMYD1b isoform X2, which yields MENVAIFDSPGKGRGLKATKEFWAGDVIFSEASISAVVFDSLAERICHSCFRRQEKLQRCGQCKFAHYCDRTCQRAGWAEHKQECGAIKAYGKAPNESIRLVARIMWRLDKEGSVVSDMQMTTLEELEDHVADMQEDELKEFKVDIHNFLDYWPRNSKQHTIDDISHVFGVVNCNGFTLSDQRGLQAVGVGLFPNLCLVNHDCWPNCTVILNHGKIELRSLGKIAEGEELTVAYVDFLNLSEERRRLLKAQYFFDCTCEYCKDHIKDDLKLGGREVDGVKPSEEQVKEATDYCFQMLEKMDKARLNADYHEVVKICKECIEKTEPILDDTHIYLLRMWSTLSEVQAYLQYFNDASEYSRKMVDGYIKLYHPNNAALGMAAMRAGVTHWQAGEIEVGHGMICKAYSILMVTHGPTHPITKDLEAMRMQTEMELRMFKQNEYVYHSMRDAALKNKPMTMMHEPKSMEEGIKNLFHRRK from the exons ATGGAGAACGTGGCAATATTTGACTCACCTGGAAAGGGGAGGGGTCTGAAGGCTACCAAGGAGTTTTGGGCTGGAGATGTCATTTTTTCTGAGGCCAGTATATCAGCTGTTGTGTTTGACAG tctAGCAGAGCGTATTTGCCACAGCTGTTTCCGCAGACAAGAGAAGCTCCAGAGGTGCGGCCAGTGCAAATTTGCTCATTACTGCGACCGAACCTGCCAGCGTGCCGGATGGGCCGAACACAAGCAAGAATGTGGTGCCATCAAAGCTTATGGCAAAGCACCGAATGAGAGCATCCG TTTGGTGGCCCGCATCATGTGGCGCCTTGACAAGGAGGGGAGTGTGGTGTCTGACATGCAGATGACCacgctggaggagctggaggaccaCGTAGCTGACATGCAagaggatgagctgaaggagtTCAAAGTGGACATCCACAACTTCCTGGACTACTGGCCCCGTAACAGCAAGCAGCACACGATTGACGACATCTCACATGTTTTTGGAGTG GTTAACTGTAACGGTTTCACTTTGAGCGACCAGAGGGGCCTTCAGGCCGTAGGAGTTGGTCTTTTCCCAAATTTATGTTTAGTGAATCATGACTGCTGGCCAAACTGCACTGTGATCCTCAACCACGGCAA GATTGAGCTGCGCTCTCTCGGTAAGAtcgcagagggagaggagctgacaGTCGCATATGTGGACTTCTTGAATTTGTCAGAGGAGAGACGAAGACTACTGAAAGCACAATACTTCTTTGACTGCACGTGTGAGTACTGCAAGGACCACATCAAAGATGACTTGAagctgggaggaagagaagtGGACGGAGTCAAG CCTTCGGAGGAGCAGGTGAAAGAGGCGACGGATTATTGCTTTCAAATGCTGGAGAAGATGGACAAGGCGCGGTTAAATGCTGACTACCATGAG gtgGTAAAAATCTGCAAGGAGTGCATCGAGAAAACAGAGCCGATTTTGGATGACACTCACATCTACCTGCTGAGGATGTGGAGCACATTAAGCGAGGTGCAAGCTTACCTGCAGTACTTTAATGATGCTTCAGAATATTCCCGCAAAATGGTGGATGGATACAT CAAACTGTACCACCCCAACAATGCCGCTCTTGGTATGGCTGCTATGCGAGCAGGAGTGACTCACTGGCAGGCCGGGGAGATTGAGGTTGGCCACGGGATGATCTGCAAAGCCTATTCCATTCTCATGGTCACCCACGGTCCAACACATCCCATCACCAAGGACCTGGAG GCCATGCGTATGCAGACAGAAATGGAGCTGAGGATGTTCAAGCAGAATGAGTATGTTTACCACAGTATGAGAGATGCTGCTCTGAAGAACAAACCGATGACCATGATGCATGAACCCAAGTCCATGGAGGAGGGAATCAAGAATCTCTTCCACCGGAGGAAGTAA
- the smyd1b gene encoding histone-lysine N-methyltransferase SMYD1b isoform X1, translating to MENVAIFDSPGKGRGLKATKEFWAGDVIFSEASISAVVFDSLAERICHSCFRRQEKLQRCGQCKFAHYCDRTCQRAGWAEHKQECGAIKAYGKAPNESIRLVARIMWRLDKEGSVVSDMQMTTLEELEDHVADMQEDELKEFKVDIHNFLDYWPRNSKQHTIDDISHVFGVVNCNGFTLSDQRGLQAVGVGLFPNLCLVNHDCWPNCTVILNHGNQSAVNTMFHSQRRIELRSLGKIAEGEELTVAYVDFLNLSEERRRLLKAQYFFDCTCEYCKDHIKDDLKLGGREVDGVKPSEEQVKEATDYCFQMLEKMDKARLNADYHEVVKICKECIEKTEPILDDTHIYLLRMWSTLSEVQAYLQYFNDASEYSRKMVDGYIKLYHPNNAALGMAAMRAGVTHWQAGEIEVGHGMICKAYSILMVTHGPTHPITKDLEAMRMQTEMELRMFKQNEYVYHSMRDAALKNKPMTMMHEPKSMEEGIKNLFHRRK from the exons ATGGAGAACGTGGCAATATTTGACTCACCTGGAAAGGGGAGGGGTCTGAAGGCTACCAAGGAGTTTTGGGCTGGAGATGTCATTTTTTCTGAGGCCAGTATATCAGCTGTTGTGTTTGACAG tctAGCAGAGCGTATTTGCCACAGCTGTTTCCGCAGACAAGAGAAGCTCCAGAGGTGCGGCCAGTGCAAATTTGCTCATTACTGCGACCGAACCTGCCAGCGTGCCGGATGGGCCGAACACAAGCAAGAATGTGGTGCCATCAAAGCTTATGGCAAAGCACCGAATGAGAGCATCCG TTTGGTGGCCCGCATCATGTGGCGCCTTGACAAGGAGGGGAGTGTGGTGTCTGACATGCAGATGACCacgctggaggagctggaggaccaCGTAGCTGACATGCAagaggatgagctgaaggagtTCAAAGTGGACATCCACAACTTCCTGGACTACTGGCCCCGTAACAGCAAGCAGCACACGATTGACGACATCTCACATGTTTTTGGAGTG GTTAACTGTAACGGTTTCACTTTGAGCGACCAGAGGGGCCTTCAGGCCGTAGGAGTTGGTCTTTTCCCAAATTTATGTTTAGTGAATCATGACTGCTGGCCAAACTGCACTGTGATCCTCAACCACGGCAA tcaaTCGGCTGTGAATACTATGTTTCATTCTCAACGGAG GATTGAGCTGCGCTCTCTCGGTAAGAtcgcagagggagaggagctgacaGTCGCATATGTGGACTTCTTGAATTTGTCAGAGGAGAGACGAAGACTACTGAAAGCACAATACTTCTTTGACTGCACGTGTGAGTACTGCAAGGACCACATCAAAGATGACTTGAagctgggaggaagagaagtGGACGGAGTCAAG CCTTCGGAGGAGCAGGTGAAAGAGGCGACGGATTATTGCTTTCAAATGCTGGAGAAGATGGACAAGGCGCGGTTAAATGCTGACTACCATGAG gtgGTAAAAATCTGCAAGGAGTGCATCGAGAAAACAGAGCCGATTTTGGATGACACTCACATCTACCTGCTGAGGATGTGGAGCACATTAAGCGAGGTGCAAGCTTACCTGCAGTACTTTAATGATGCTTCAGAATATTCCCGCAAAATGGTGGATGGATACAT CAAACTGTACCACCCCAACAATGCCGCTCTTGGTATGGCTGCTATGCGAGCAGGAGTGACTCACTGGCAGGCCGGGGAGATTGAGGTTGGCCACGGGATGATCTGCAAAGCCTATTCCATTCTCATGGTCACCCACGGTCCAACACATCCCATCACCAAGGACCTGGAG GCCATGCGTATGCAGACAGAAATGGAGCTGAGGATGTTCAAGCAGAATGAGTATGTTTACCACAGTATGAGAGATGCTGCTCTGAAGAACAAACCGATGACCATGATGCATGAACCCAAGTCCATGGAGGAGGGAATCAAGAATCTCTTCCACCGGAGGAAGTAA
- the LOC139332807 gene encoding fatty acid-binding protein, liver-type-like produces MSFTGKYQLESHENFEPFMKAIGIPDELIQKGKDLKSISEIEENGDNFKLTVTTGTKVIVNSFTIGKEAELETLTGEKIKAVIRREGNKLKGSLKGVESVTELVDANTLVNTMTLGDLVYKRTSKRV; encoded by the exons ATGTCTTTTACTGGAAAGTACCAACTGGAGTCTCATGAGAACTTTGAGCCTTTCATGAAGGCCATTG GTATCCCTGATGAACTCATCCAGAAAGGCAAAGACCTCAAGAGTATCTCTGAGATTGAGGAGAATGGTGACAACTTCAAATTGACGGTCACCACTGGCACGAAGGTCATTGTCAACAGCTTCACCATCGGAAAGGAGGCAGAACTGGAGACCCTCACTGGAGAGAAGATAAAG GCGGTGATTAGGCGTGAAGGCAACAAGCTGAAGGGCTCCCTGAAGGGAGTTGAGTCCGTCACAGAGCTGGTGGATGCAAACACACTTGTCAAT ACTATGACACTTGGTGATCTCGTATACAAGAGGACAAGCAAGCGTGTGTAA